The following are encoded together in the Oceanispirochaeta sp. M1 genome:
- a CDS encoding sulfatase: MSNQPNIILFLTDDHARWALGAYDDPYVLTPNLDYMARNGVLMKEASTPNPVCSPARACLFTGRIPSQHGIHDYLGNTPNRDENKHWLKEEVPIQALFKKGGYETALIGKWHLGQEHTDKEHFDYSFTIGTEYPILHGENRTFYKGSEKVECEGSLTRTITNEALRYLKERDRSKPLFLVIGHYATHSQWQGHRERLVDYYRQKNIVTRDQTQNYSFGSQRNESLDATRNNPIEALSQYYAAVSQIDESVGSVLDEIEGQKLMDQTLFVYTSDHGLNCGDHGLWGKGNATYPLNLLDRSIQVPLVFYGPEILFNRQKRSEMVNHTDLFQTLLDIGEIKESEEEKQKRNSPGISFAPALTNGSSLTNWKTEQFYEYGPVRMIRTKKYKLILYPDSANNLLIDLVNDPDEIENLYREESYGKIIEVLKTKINIFFDQFTSDHFDGVKCLDTLPQYNSLQAWEPEKERK; the protein is encoded by the coding sequence ATGAGTAATCAGCCAAATATTATATTATTTTTAACCGATGATCATGCCCGATGGGCTTTAGGTGCCTATGACGATCCCTATGTCTTAACACCTAATTTGGATTATATGGCTCGAAACGGCGTTCTGATGAAAGAGGCCTCTACACCGAACCCTGTATGTTCTCCCGCACGCGCTTGTCTTTTTACAGGTCGTATACCTTCTCAGCACGGTATACACGACTATTTGGGGAACACTCCCAACAGAGATGAAAATAAACATTGGCTAAAGGAAGAAGTACCCATTCAGGCACTTTTTAAAAAGGGAGGTTATGAGACGGCCTTAATCGGTAAATGGCATCTTGGCCAGGAGCATACTGATAAAGAACATTTTGACTATTCCTTTACAATCGGCACAGAATATCCCATTCTCCACGGAGAAAACAGAACTTTTTATAAAGGCAGTGAAAAGGTCGAATGCGAAGGTTCTCTGACCAGAACAATAACCAATGAGGCTCTGAGATATCTCAAAGAGAGAGATCGTTCCAAACCTCTGTTTCTTGTCATAGGTCACTATGCGACGCACAGTCAGTGGCAGGGACACAGAGAGAGACTGGTCGATTATTACCGGCAGAAAAACATAGTGACACGTGATCAGACACAGAACTACTCTTTCGGTTCCCAGCGTAACGAATCACTCGATGCCACCAGAAATAATCCTATAGAGGCTCTGAGCCAGTATTACGCCGCCGTATCCCAGATAGACGAATCGGTGGGTTCCGTGCTCGATGAAATTGAAGGTCAGAAACTGATGGATCAAACACTTTTTGTTTACACATCGGATCACGGTTTGAATTGCGGTGATCACGGATTGTGGGGCAAAGGGAATGCGACATATCCTTTGAATCTCCTCGATCGATCAATCCAGGTACCACTTGTATTTTATGGACCTGAAATCCTGTTCAATAGACAAAAAAGGTCGGAAATGGTTAATCATACGGATCTGTTTCAGACTCTGCTAGATATCGGGGAGATTAAAGAGAGCGAAGAGGAAAAACAGAAAAGGAATTCTCCTGGAATCAGTTTCGCTCCTGCACTGACAAATGGCAGCAGCCTGACTAATTGGAAAACTGAACAGTTTTATGAGTACGGTCCCGTACGCATGATACGTACGAAAAAATACAAATTAATTCTATATCCTGATTCTGCCAACAACCTGCTGATCGATCTTGTCAACGATCCCGATGAGATCGAAAATCTTTACAGAGAAGAATCATATGGAAAAATCATTGAAGTGTTAAAGACTAAAATTAACATTTTTTTTGATCAATTCACATCCGATCATTTCGATGGAGTAAAATGTCTGGACACACTTCCCCAATATAACAGTCTTCAGGCCTGGGAGCCTGAAAAAGAGAGAAAATAA
- a CDS encoding sulfatase-like hydrolase/transferase: MKKKTNILMLVSDHQLHYRHGWDGGEGPKRPEFDKFASQGTNFDRAYSVTPLCGPARRSLLTGLYPHNHGNVHNQTESPYDHDIYFNKLADEGYRNYYYGKWHAGPGTALDFGCEGFCPSFYGNPYITKEYKDYLQKENIPKASHRIDNYFWNNSSKEKFKTLHEGKTDYFCEYDWCGEPCVGVTNSPKESHESFFLSYLACQKLEEIAVNGNNEPFHLRVDMWGPHQPYFPTQEYLDMYDPGAIKEYGSFRDNLENKPTCYQKMNRPIADENGNMIIPSVFEWEKWQQILAKAYAQTTMTDEAMGRIVKKLDDLGLGEDTVVIWTSDHGDALASHGGMFDKGSFMTEEIVRIPLAVRFPEKNKYVSDTEALVNTTDIAPTILDLAGTSFSSEIDGESLIPLCSGEKKGRQSMMIENYGQGYRDTQRSRTIVTNQFKYTIYEDDISELYNLKNDPYELNNLRNDKEIVRPLDKRLKDLILEKGDEDGMTIYKRKL, from the coding sequence ATGAAAAAGAAAACTAATATCCTGATGTTGGTGAGTGATCATCAACTGCATTACAGACACGGGTGGGATGGAGGCGAAGGTCCTAAAAGACCGGAATTTGACAAATTTGCCTCCCAGGGGACGAATTTTGACAGGGCTTATTCTGTTACTCCTCTTTGCGGTCCTGCCAGAAGATCTCTTTTAACCGGCCTCTACCCCCACAATCACGGAAATGTACACAATCAGACAGAATCACCTTACGATCACGATATCTATTTCAATAAACTGGCTGATGAGGGATATAGGAATTATTACTACGGGAAATGGCATGCCGGCCCGGGAACAGCCCTGGACTTTGGCTGTGAAGGATTCTGCCCCTCCTTTTACGGTAATCCCTATATCACAAAGGAATACAAAGATTATCTTCAGAAGGAAAACATTCCCAAAGCGTCTCACCGCATAGATAACTATTTCTGGAATAACAGCTCTAAAGAAAAATTCAAAACCCTCCATGAAGGGAAAACTGACTATTTCTGTGAATACGACTGGTGCGGTGAGCCCTGTGTCGGTGTGACCAACAGCCCAAAAGAATCACATGAAAGTTTTTTCCTCAGTTACCTGGCTTGTCAAAAACTGGAAGAGATCGCTGTAAACGGTAATAATGAACCTTTTCATTTAAGAGTCGATATGTGGGGACCTCATCAACCCTATTTCCCGACCCAGGAATACTTAGATATGTATGACCCAGGGGCTATCAAGGAATATGGCAGTTTCCGTGATAACCTGGAGAATAAGCCGACCTGCTACCAAAAAATGAATCGTCCCATAGCCGATGAAAATGGCAACATGATCATACCGAGCGTATTTGAATGGGAAAAATGGCAGCAAATCCTGGCAAAAGCTTATGCCCAAACGACGATGACCGATGAGGCGATGGGCCGTATCGTAAAAAAACTTGATGACCTGGGCCTCGGGGAGGATACAGTAGTCATCTGGACAAGCGATCACGGCGATGCCCTAGCAAGCCACGGAGGAATGTTCGACAAAGGAAGCTTCATGACAGAGGAAATTGTCAGAATTCCTCTAGCTGTCCGCTTCCCAGAAAAAAATAAATATGTAAGTGATACTGAAGCCCTTGTTAATACAACGGATATCGCTCCTACCATATTGGATCTGGCCGGTACCTCTTTCAGCAGCGAAATCGATGGAGAGAGCCTCATCCCCCTATGTTCCGGAGAAAAAAAAGGGCGTCAATCCATGATGATAGAGAATTACGGTCAGGGTTACAGAGACACACAGCGATCGCGGACCATTGTAACGAATCAGTTTAAATACACGATCTATGAAGATGATATCAGTGAATTATACAACTTGAAAAACGACCCTTATGAGTTGAATAATTTAAGAAATGATAAAGAAATCGTTCGCCCGCTGGACAAAAGACTGAAAGATTTGATTCTCGAGAAAGGAGATGAAGACGGAATGACAATCTATAAGAGAAAACTATGA
- a CDS encoding Crp/Fnr family transcriptional regulator — translation MIDKNRTIQLLIDNSLDLKSLFKNIPGHIIRHFEIVQYKKGHKVIEKGTINSYIYILYEGENRIINEFSNGRVFEFSSTIRKKPHIAFSGLLEFFSDNPEATSTVITSAESTYLRISKKKFGQWLNEDFEAYKKVVQIFAKQLYPSLDRMGTMKVHSGVYLLANYLVINYKEKMPEESEIIIGETRERLSQDLGISLRTVYRLCKELKDMELIDIEKKKIRITSEGMDGLNELVEEIY, via the coding sequence ATGATTGATAAAAACAGGACTATTCAGCTACTGATTGATAATAGTCTCGATTTGAAATCTCTATTTAAAAATATTCCGGGTCACATAATACGGCACTTTGAGATAGTTCAGTACAAGAAAGGCCATAAAGTTATAGAAAAAGGTACGATAAATTCTTACATTTATATCCTCTACGAAGGGGAAAACCGGATAATAAATGAATTCAGTAATGGCAGAGTGTTTGAATTCTCCTCTACAATCCGAAAAAAACCTCATATAGCCTTCAGCGGTCTTCTTGAATTTTTTTCAGACAATCCGGAAGCGACATCGACAGTCATCACAAGCGCCGAATCGACCTATTTGCGGATAAGCAAGAAAAAATTCGGACAATGGCTGAACGAAGATTTCGAAGCCTATAAAAAGGTCGTACAGATCTTTGCCAAACAGCTATATCCCTCGCTTGATAGAATGGGAACTATGAAGGTCCATTCCGGAGTATATTTACTTGCCAATTATCTTGTCATCAACTACAAAGAAAAAATGCCAGAAGAATCAGAAATAATCATCGGAGAAACAAGGGAAAGACTCTCTCAGGATCTAGGCATCAGCCTGAGAACGGTATACCGGCTCTGTAAAGAGCTGAAAGATATGGAGCTGATCGATATCGAAAAGAAAAAGATCAGAATTACATCGGAAGGGATGGATGGGCTGAATGAGCTCGTTGAAGAAATCTATTAA
- a CDS encoding purine-nucleoside phosphorylase, with translation MNKEKDYYEKLSESAEYIKGFLSGTPDLAIILGSGLGSLVENLEKKVIVEYSGIPHFPEVTVKGHEGRIVYGEMKGKKVLMFQGRFHYYEGYSMKEVTYPVYLLKLLSIPRLIVTNSCGGINKDFEPGDLMIIRDYINLMPSNPLIGSNDERLGTRFPDMSEPFNKEFVEVATKAAETLNLPYKEGVYASFMGPCYETAAEIRSMADMGADTVGMSTVPETMVANYLGLKVLGISCITNMATGIQKVKHSHERVVEIAQKSSVVFCKWVEKIIEEIE, from the coding sequence ATGAATAAAGAAAAAGACTATTATGAAAAGCTGAGCGAATCGGCGGAATACATTAAGGGATTCCTGTCCGGAACCCCGGATCTGGCTATAATTCTGGGATCTGGACTGGGTTCTCTAGTCGAAAACCTGGAAAAAAAAGTCATTGTTGAGTATTCTGGTATCCCCCATTTTCCCGAAGTGACCGTCAAAGGACATGAAGGGAGAATTGTCTATGGTGAAATGAAGGGAAAAAAAGTTCTCATGTTTCAGGGTCGATTCCACTATTACGAAGGATATTCTATGAAAGAGGTGACCTATCCCGTATATCTTTTGAAACTGCTTTCGATACCCCGACTCATTGTCACGAATTCCTGTGGAGGAATTAATAAGGATTTTGAGCCGGGAGATCTTATGATCATTAGAGATTACATCAACCTCATGCCTTCCAATCCTCTTATCGGAAGTAATGACGAACGGCTTGGAACGAGGTTTCCCGATATGTCAGAGCCCTTTAATAAAGAATTTGTCGAAGTTGCCACAAAAGCGGCAGAAACACTCAATCTACCCTATAAAGAAGGCGTCTATGCCAGTTTTATGGGTCCCTGTTATGAAACGGCAGCAGAAATCAGATCTATGGCCGATATGGGCGCCGATACTGTGGGCATGTCGACAGTTCCAGAAACCATGGTTGCCAATTACCTGGGATTGAAAGTTCTCGGAATTTCCTGCATTACTAATATGGCTACGGGAATACAGAAAGTGAAACATTCCCATGAGAGGGTTGTGGAAATTGCTCAGAAATCTTCAGTAGTTTTTTGCAAATGGGTAGAAAAAATAATTGAAGAAATCGAATGA
- a CDS encoding sulfite exporter TauE/SafE family protein: MEILYLMVALISTTIGAISGLGGGVIIKPVLDTLGQYDILTISLLSSFTVFSMAVVSTIKQYAAGVRFEGKRTIWLSGGSILGGIAGKSLFSLIYQLVENKELITASQSMILGVLLIIVLLYLLKKNLQSFHIHNLFNIFLVGLFLGMIASFLGVGGGPFNVVLLALLFSMDTKTAAMHSVLIILFSQFAKLLSVYVDTGFAPYNLSMLLFMMPGGILGGLIGSSLNRKFNRKFIEILFMITIILIIGLNFYIFLKSML, encoded by the coding sequence ATGGAAATTCTTTACCTTATGGTTGCACTCATCTCTACTACTATCGGAGCCATATCTGGCCTTGGTGGTGGAGTTATCATCAAACCTGTTCTCGACACACTGGGGCAGTATGATATTTTAACAATAAGTCTTTTGTCTTCTTTTACCGTTTTTTCCATGGCTGTTGTTTCAACAATTAAACAATATGCTGCAGGAGTGCGTTTTGAGGGAAAAAGAACCATATGGCTTTCGGGGGGATCAATTCTCGGTGGGATTGCAGGAAAATCTCTCTTTTCACTGATCTATCAGCTGGTCGAGAATAAAGAGTTGATAACCGCTTCCCAATCGATGATTCTAGGAGTTCTCCTTATTATCGTTTTGCTCTATCTTTTAAAAAAGAACCTGCAAAGCTTCCATATTCATAATCTTTTTAATATTTTTCTGGTAGGTTTATTCCTTGGAATGATTGCATCTTTTCTGGGTGTTGGCGGTGGTCCTTTTAATGTGGTTCTACTCGCTTTGTTGTTTTCTATGGATACAAAAACCGCAGCAATGCATTCCGTTCTTATTATCCTGTTCAGTCAGTTTGCCAAGCTGCTTTCTGTTTATGTTGATACAGGATTTGCACCATATAACTTATCGATGCTTTTATTTATGATGCCCGGCGGCATATTAGGAGGATTGATAGGATCCTCTTTAAACCGGAAATTTAACAGAAAATTTATTGAGATCTTATTCATGATCACAATAATTTTAATAATCGGCCTGAATTTTTATATATTTTTAAAATCAATGTTATAG
- a CDS encoding anaerobic sulfatase maturase, whose translation MTNFHLMAKPAGPSCNLNCTYCFYLEKESLFHEKKTMMPDEVLEAYTEKYIRSQSFKEINFAWQGGEPTMAGLDFFRKALKLQKRFNSGKKISNAIQTNGTLLTEEWCRFLAKNKFLVGLSLDGPELLHDAYRKSKTGGPTFKKLQRSLKLLKENNVEYNVLTTVNGKNSKEPLEVYNFLMESGVEYIQFIPIVERAADAKSIELGFTLSTPPSKDQQNINLTDWSVESSAYGDFLIAIFNQWVKNDVGSVFVMNFEWAFSSAIKGVSGICQFAQKCGNAGIVEHNGDIYSCDHYVYPEYKLGNIISDDPKVLFQSDQQTKFGNNKYDGLSKECRDCPVLTLCYGGCPKHRFIFNREEIHPQNYLCRGYKRFFTHILPYAEMIKTLIDERKPVTDLMKMTHPVV comes from the coding sequence ATGACTAATTTCCATTTAATGGCAAAACCTGCCGGCCCCTCGTGCAACCTTAACTGTACCTATTGTTTTTATCTGGAAAAGGAATCTTTGTTTCATGAGAAAAAAACAATGATGCCCGATGAAGTTCTTGAGGCTTATACAGAAAAATATATCAGGTCTCAATCATTTAAAGAAATAAACTTTGCCTGGCAGGGCGGTGAACCGACAATGGCAGGTCTGGATTTTTTCAGGAAAGCTCTTAAACTCCAGAAAAGATTTAATTCCGGGAAGAAAATATCTAATGCCATACAGACAAATGGAACACTTCTGACTGAAGAATGGTGCAGATTCCTGGCAAAAAATAAATTTCTCGTGGGATTAAGCCTCGATGGACCGGAGCTGCTGCACGACGCCTACAGAAAAAGCAAAACAGGTGGACCGACATTTAAAAAACTGCAAAGGTCTTTGAAATTACTGAAAGAAAACAACGTTGAATACAATGTTTTAACAACTGTGAATGGCAAGAACAGCAAAGAACCGCTGGAGGTTTACAATTTCTTAATGGAATCCGGTGTGGAATACATTCAATTTATTCCCATTGTTGAAAGAGCAGCCGACGCAAAATCTATTGAACTGGGTTTTACCCTTTCAACTCCCCCTTCTAAAGATCAGCAAAACATCAATCTCACAGACTGGTCTGTAGAATCATCTGCCTATGGGGATTTTCTTATTGCCATATTCAACCAGTGGGTGAAAAACGATGTCGGTTCTGTTTTTGTCATGAATTTCGAATGGGCTTTCAGTTCAGCAATAAAAGGTGTTTCCGGTATCTGTCAATTTGCACAGAAATGCGGCAATGCGGGAATCGTTGAGCACAATGGGGATATTTATTCGTGCGATCACTATGTATATCCTGAATATAAACTGGGCAATATTATATCAGATGATCCGAAAGTTCTATTCCAATCGGATCAACAGACAAAATTCGGTAACAACAAATATGATGGTCTGAGCAAAGAGTGCCGGGACTGTCCAGTTCTAACTCTCTGTTATGGGGGATGTCCAAAACACCGTTTTATTTTTAATAGAGAGGAGATCCATCCACAGAACTATCTCTGCAGGGGATATAAAAGATTCTTCACTCACATCCTTCCTTATGCAGAGATGATAAAAACTCTGATCGATGAAAGAAAACCCGTTACTGATCTGATGAAAATGACTCATCCGGTGGTGTAG